In the Sphingomonas sp. LM7 genome, one interval contains:
- a CDS encoding histone deacetylase, translating to MIHLVHHPAYVAPAPARSQYQWNKNGLVRDLLRAEGEGFVWHTPEPMPRDWLEAVHDPEYVAEVLEARVPPHKERRIGFPVTPEVALRAQCVPGGTYLAAQLAMAHGFAANTAGGSHHALADTGAGFCVFNDLALAAVRLAEEGRRVLIVDCDVHQGDGTAALTAGRPDIATYSIHAEKNFPVRKARSTLDVPLADGTGDDAYLATLAATLVPLLDDFAPDLVLYQAGVDPLEGDRLGRLALSYQGLIDRDRWIARSFADRGIPFASALGGGYGLDALEVSRRHVTSICTLGTEAAKQSLQA from the coding sequence ATGATCCACCTCGTCCATCACCCGGCCTATGTAGCCCCGGCGCCGGCGCGCAGCCAGTATCAATGGAACAAGAACGGATTGGTCCGCGATCTGTTGCGCGCGGAAGGGGAGGGCTTCGTCTGGCACACGCCCGAGCCGATGCCGCGCGACTGGCTGGAGGCGGTGCACGATCCCGAATATGTCGCCGAAGTGCTCGAAGCCCGCGTCCCGCCGCACAAGGAACGCCGCATCGGCTTTCCGGTGACGCCCGAAGTGGCGCTGCGTGCGCAATGCGTCCCCGGGGGGACCTATCTGGCTGCGCAGCTCGCAATGGCGCACGGCTTTGCCGCCAACACCGCAGGGGGCAGCCACCACGCGCTGGCCGACACCGGCGCGGGGTTCTGCGTGTTCAACGATCTCGCACTCGCCGCCGTCCGGCTGGCCGAGGAAGGACGTCGCGTGCTGATCGTCGATTGCGACGTCCATCAGGGCGACGGGACCGCCGCGCTCACCGCGGGGCGGCCGGACATCGCCACCTATTCGATCCATGCTGAGAAGAACTTCCCGGTCCGCAAGGCGCGCTCGACGCTCGACGTGCCGCTCGCCGACGGCACCGGCGACGACGCGTATCTCGCCACGCTCGCTGCGACGCTGGTGCCGCTGCTCGACGATTTCGCGCCCGATCTTGTTCTCTATCAGGCCGGCGTCGATCCGCTGGAAGGCGACCGACTTGGTCGGCTCGCGCTCAGCTACCAGGGCCTGATCGACCGCGACCGCTGGATCGCGCGCAGCTTCGCCGACCGCGGCATCCCCTTCGCCAGCGCGCTCGGCGGCGGCTACGGCCTCGACGCACTCGAAGTATCGCGCCGGCATGTGACGTCGATTTGCACGCTCGGCACAGAGGCGGCAAAGCAGTCGTTGCAGGCCTGA
- a CDS encoding DUF1624 domain-containing protein encodes MLYISNQTPGGHSREAAPLVANPPRPARIRSIDALRGLVILLMLVDHTREFFYLHAQVADPMNLAATSPDLFFTRLAAHLCAPVFVALTGVAAWLYAAPRGGAPAAAAFLAKRGLFLIALEWTVVNFAWTFDFTPATVFLQVIWAIGLSMLALAALVHLPRAALLAIGLAIVLGHNLLDSIHVAPGTLGHALWAVLHDRGFIDLPWGGQARTSYPVLPWIGVIAVGYTIGPWFARGVDPAWRQRALWGAGGVALAGFAALRAFNGYGEPVPWSSGETALQTAMSFLNLTKYPPSAAFLLVTLGLGAWLLAALEKLPARPVAMLAVFGSAPLFFYILHLYLLHILNRLVGLSLDAEGLVSLPDVASLWLVAMLVAIPCWFACRRFGQAKRASGAWWMRYL; translated from the coding sequence ATGCTGTATATCTCGAACCAAACGCCGGGCGGTCATTCGCGCGAGGCGGCACCCTTGGTAGCAAACCCGCCGCGCCCCGCACGCATTCGCTCGATCGATGCGTTGCGCGGGCTGGTCATCCTGCTGATGCTCGTCGATCACACTCGCGAGTTCTTCTATCTCCATGCGCAGGTCGCCGACCCGATGAACCTGGCGGCGACCAGCCCTGACCTGTTCTTCACGCGGCTGGCCGCGCATCTCTGCGCGCCGGTGTTCGTCGCGCTTACCGGGGTGGCGGCATGGCTCTACGCAGCGCCGCGCGGTGGGGCGCCTGCAGCAGCGGCGTTTCTCGCCAAGCGCGGATTGTTCCTGATCGCGCTCGAATGGACGGTGGTGAACTTCGCCTGGACCTTCGATTTCACGCCCGCGACGGTGTTCCTCCAGGTGATCTGGGCGATCGGCCTGTCGATGCTCGCGCTGGCGGCGCTCGTGCACCTGCCGCGCGCCGCGCTGCTCGCAATCGGCCTGGCGATCGTCCTGGGGCACAATCTGCTCGACTCGATCCATGTCGCTCCCGGCACTCTAGGACACGCGCTGTGGGCGGTGCTCCACGATCGCGGATTCATCGATCTGCCCTGGGGCGGGCAGGCGCGGACCTCCTATCCGGTGCTGCCGTGGATCGGCGTGATCGCGGTCGGCTATACGATCGGCCCGTGGTTTGCGCGCGGCGTGGATCCGGCATGGCGCCAGAGGGCGTTATGGGGCGCCGGAGGCGTAGCGCTCGCCGGCTTCGCGGCGCTGCGCGCGTTCAACGGCTATGGCGAGCCGGTGCCGTGGTCATCGGGCGAAACTGCATTGCAGACCGCGATGAGCTTCCTCAACCTCACCAAATATCCGCCCTCGGCCGCTTTCCTGCTCGTGACGCTGGGGCTCGGCGCCTGGCTGCTCGCGGCGCTGGAGAAGCTGCCGGCGCGGCCGGTGGCGATGCTGGCTGTGTTCGGATCGGCGCCGTTGTTCTTTTACATCCTCCACCTCTATCTCCTCCATATCCTAAACCGCCTGGTCGGGCTGTCGCTCGATGCGGAAGGGCTGGTGAGCCTGCCCGATGTCGCTTCGCTATGGCTGGTGGCGATGCTGGTCGCGATACCATGCTGGTTCGCCTGCCGCCGCTTCGGACAGGCCAAGCGCGCAAGCGGCGCATGGTGGATGCGCTATCTCTAG